One window from the genome of uncultured Tateyamaria sp. encodes:
- a CDS encoding class I SAM-dependent methyltransferase, producing MQQSRLDLFVDRMVSQRACLDHAAALIADMPGPVFELGLGNGRTYHHMCHIMPERDIYVFERAVASHPDSTPPDDRVLLGDVFDTLPEAQRRFGPTAVLIHADLGGHNRKKNDIFAQNVSPVIEPLLAVGGLMVSSDKMYFDHLVEQALPDGAVHGRCFIYRRDV from the coding sequence ATGCAACAAAGCCGCCTTGACCTGTTTGTCGACCGCATGGTGTCCCAGCGTGCGTGCCTGGATCACGCGGCTGCGCTGATCGCGGATATGCCGGGACCGGTCTTTGAACTGGGCTTGGGCAACGGGCGGACATATCATCATATGTGTCATATCATGCCTGAACGTGACATTTACGTGTTTGAACGGGCCGTTGCCTCGCATCCCGACAGCACGCCGCCGGACGACAGGGTTCTGCTGGGCGATGTTTTTGACACGCTGCCCGAGGCGCAGCGGCGTTTTGGCCCTACGGCTGTTCTGATCCATGCCGATCTGGGCGGCCACAACCGGAAAAAGAACGATATCTTTGCGCAAAACGTATCGCCCGTGATCGAACCGCTGTTGGCGGTGGGCGGTCTGATGGTGTCTTCGGACAAGATGTATTTCGACCACCTGGTCGAACAGGCTCTGCCCGACGGTGCGGTGCATGGGCGCTGCTTCATCTATCGCCGCGACGTTTGA
- a CDS encoding ABC transporter substrate-binding protein, whose translation MALPVFAQPIVQESEFWAPEVKKGQMDAAVDRIPDTPLVVDLEAKGRQFGTQGGTLRTMVTRTKDVRQMVVYGYARLVGYDHEYELQPDILRDVEVEAGRIFTLHLRPGHRWSDGAPFTSADFQYWWDHVAQNAELSPNGPPEVMRMGDDIATMTFPDDVTVVVEFPRANPNFLQSLAQASPPFIYRPAHYLKQFHVDFNTMEQMEEMIDAKRVRGWAPLHNKLDNMYKFDNHELPTLQPWKPASTGAAMRHLFVRNPYFHRIDARGTHLPYIDVVEMDIVGSGLVAAKANAGESDLQARGLDFRDTSILKKGEADGAPYRTYLWSNGAASQIAIYPNLNFADPVWREVMRDARFRRALSLGIDRRMINRALYFGLGKEGGMTALAKSPLFDPANLTQWAIYDPDTANLMLDQMGLDRRDASGTRLLPDGRPMEFVIETAGERQEVENALAIITDTWRDIGIKLIMRPLDRDILRNRVFSGVTMASVWYGWDNGIPGPNTPPTYLAPTDQVFFAWPKWGQHYQTHGSAGEPIDMPEAERLMELSKAWQRTDDRQERTAIWREMLEIHADNQFGIGILSEAPQPVVVSDRLRNVPEQGKWAWDPGAHFGVHRVDEFFFSDDEQIAQVRE comes from the coding sequence ATGGCCCTGCCCGTTTTTGCCCAACCCATTGTTCAGGAAAGTGAATTCTGGGCCCCGGAGGTGAAGAAGGGCCAGATGGACGCGGCGGTTGACCGTATCCCCGATACACCGCTGGTTGTCGATCTTGAGGCCAAGGGCCGCCAGTTCGGCACCCAGGGCGGCACATTGCGCACCATGGTCACGCGCACCAAGGACGTGCGCCAGATGGTCGTGTACGGCTACGCCCGGCTGGTGGGCTATGACCATGAGTACGAGTTGCAACCCGACATCCTGCGCGATGTGGAGGTGGAGGCGGGCCGCATCTTTACCCTGCATCTGCGCCCCGGGCACCGCTGGTCCGATGGCGCGCCCTTTACCTCGGCCGATTTTCAGTACTGGTGGGATCATGTGGCCCAGAACGCGGAACTGAGCCCGAATGGCCCGCCCGAGGTCATGCGCATGGGGGACGACATCGCCACCATGACCTTTCCCGACGACGTGACCGTTGTTGTCGAATTTCCCCGCGCGAACCCGAATTTCCTGCAATCGCTGGCCCAGGCCAGCCCGCCCTTCATCTATCGCCCGGCGCATTACCTCAAGCAGTTCCATGTCGACTTCAACACCATGGAGCAGATGGAAGAGATGATCGACGCCAAGCGCGTGCGCGGCTGGGCCCCGTTGCACAACAAGCTTGATAACATGTACAAGTTCGACAACCACGAACTGCCCACCTTGCAACCGTGGAAGCCCGCCTCGACCGGGGCGGCGATGCGGCATCTGTTCGTGCGCAACCCCTATTTCCATCGCATCGACGCGCGCGGCACGCACCTGCCCTATATCGACGTGGTCGAGATGGACATCGTGGGTTCGGGCCTGGTCGCGGCCAAGGCGAATGCGGGCGAAAGCGACCTGCAGGCCCGCGGCCTTGATTTCCGCGACACATCCATCCTGAAAAAGGGCGAGGCCGATGGTGCGCCTTACCGCACCTACCTGTGGTCCAACGGGGCCGCCAGCCAGATCGCCATCTATCCCAACCTCAACTTTGCCGATCCGGTCTGGCGCGAGGTCATGCGCGACGCCCGCTTCCGCCGCGCCCTGTCGCTGGGCATCGACCGGCGCATGATCAACCGGGCCCTCTATTTCGGGCTGGGCAAGGAAGGCGGCATGACCGCCCTGGCCAAGAGCCCGCTGTTTGACCCCGCAAATCTGACGCAGTGGGCCATTTACGATCCCGATACCGCGAACCTGATGCTGGACCAGATGGGCCTGGACAGGCGCGATGCCTCGGGCACACGCCTGCTGCCGGATGGCCGCCCGATGGAATTCGTGATCGAGACTGCGGGCGAACGGCAAGAGGTCGAGAACGCGCTTGCCATCATCACCGATACGTGGCGGGACATCGGCATCAAGCTGATCATGCGGCCGCTGGATCGTGACATCCTGCGCAACCGCGTTTTTTCCGGGGTGACCATGGCCTCGGTCTGGTACGGCTGGGACAACGGCATTCCCGGCCCCAACACGCCGCCCACCTATCTGGCCCCGACGGACCAGGTGTTCTTTGCCTGGCCGAAATGGGGACAGCATTACCAGACCCACGGATCGGCGGGAGAACCCATCGACATGCCCGAGGCCGAGCGCCTGATGGAGCTGAGCAAGGCCTGGCAACGCACCGATGACCGGCAGGAGCGTACCGCCATCTGGCGTGAAATGCTTGAGATTCACGCCGACAACCAGTTCGGCATCGGCATCCTGAGCGAGGCACCGCAGCCCGTCGTCGTGTCGGACCGCCTGCGCAACGTGCCGGAACAGGGCAAGTGGGCCTGGGACCCCGGCGCGCATTTCGGCGTGCACCGGGTCGACGAATTCTTCTTCTCGGATGACGAACAGATCGCGCAGGTGCGCGAATGA
- a CDS encoding DEAD/DEAH box helicase, giving the protein MIAPLQAALTARGYTDLTPVQTAVTDPDLAGADLLVSAQTGSGKTVGFGLALGPTLLGDEPLFELADAPLALIIAPTRELAMQVKRELGWLYAETGVVMASCVGGMDMRDERRALARGAHIVVATPGRLRDHIMRGSIDLTAIRGVVLDEADEMLDLGFREDLEFILGECPDSRRTLMFSATVPAQIARLAKTYQRDAVRITTTTGESQHADITYQAMTVANHDAENAIINILRFHEAPNAIVFCNTRAMVNRVTTRLSNRGFPVVALSGELTQSERTNALQAMRDGRARVCVATDVAARGIDLPNLDLVVHAELPSNHETLLHRSGRTGRAGRKGTSALIVTAKVRSKALRILKGAKLEAEWIDAPSADAVRAQDEVRLLSDPIWTDPVTEGEADMVAKLSAQFSADQLAAALLRIHGLRHSAPEHLSPVTGDTAPKARAPFGPSVWFSVTGGRDQGVEVRRLLPILCNAGDITKDDIGAIRITGDTSFVELKADSADGFVRALGAGMQVEGGATVTRLDHVPAAASQPKPRFAPKPSGKRVRDDMRPAKPRGDTKPVDWNDDPAPRPRKPKPGDAPKGKPRHAKAPSTLEKAIKDGSVTTPKKPRHKASGKGKPTSGAPKAGKFSSKKNKARRAAAQGGGQPPRRKA; this is encoded by the coding sequence GTGATCGCTCCCCTTCAGGCCGCGCTGACCGCGCGCGGCTATACCGACCTGACGCCCGTGCAGACTGCCGTGACCGACCCCGACCTTGCCGGCGCGGACCTGCTGGTGTCGGCCCAGACCGGATCGGGCAAGACCGTTGGTTTCGGTCTGGCCCTCGGCCCCACCTTGCTGGGCGACGAGCCGCTGTTTGAGCTGGCGGATGCGCCCCTGGCCCTGATCATCGCGCCGACGCGCGAACTGGCAATGCAGGTCAAGCGCGAACTTGGCTGGCTCTACGCCGAGACGGGTGTGGTCATGGCATCCTGCGTCGGCGGGATGGACATGCGCGATGAACGCCGCGCGCTGGCCCGCGGTGCCCATATCGTCGTGGCCACGCCGGGCCGCTTGCGCGACCATATCATGCGCGGATCCATCGATCTGACCGCCATCCGTGGCGTGGTTCTCGACGAGGCGGACGAGATGCTGGACCTCGGCTTTCGCGAGGACCTGGAGTTCATACTGGGCGAATGCCCCGACAGCCGCCGCACGTTGATGTTCTCGGCCACCGTGCCCGCGCAGATCGCACGGCTGGCCAAAACCTACCAGCGTGACGCCGTGCGCATCACGACCACCACGGGCGAAAGCCAGCATGCCGATATTACCTATCAGGCGATGACGGTGGCCAATCACGACGCCGAAAACGCGATCATCAACATCCTGCGCTTTCACGAGGCCCCCAATGCCATCGTGTTCTGCAATACGCGCGCCATGGTCAACCGCGTCACCACGCGGCTTTCGAACCGTGGATTTCCGGTTGTGGCCCTGTCGGGCGAGTTGACCCAGTCCGAACGCACCAATGCGCTGCAGGCCATGCGCGACGGGCGCGCGCGGGTCTGCGTGGCAACCGACGTGGCAGCACGCGGGATCGACCTGCCGAACCTCGATCTGGTGGTACATGCCGAACTGCCTTCGAACCACGAAACGCTGTTGCACCGTTCGGGCCGGACAGGCCGCGCGGGGCGCAAGGGCACCAGCGCCCTGATCGTCACGGCCAAGGTGCGGTCCAAGGCGCTGCGCATCCTCAAGGGCGCGAAACTGGAAGCCGAATGGATCGACGCACCGTCGGCCGATGCCGTGCGCGCGCAGGACGAAGTGCGGTTATTGAGCGATCCGATCTGGACCGATCCGGTGACCGAGGGCGAGGCGGACATGGTCGCAAAGCTCTCCGCGCAATTCTCGGCGGACCAGCTTGCCGCCGCCCTGCTGCGCATCCACGGTCTGCGCCATTCAGCGCCAGAGCACCTGTCGCCGGTGACGGGCGACACGGCCCCCAAGGCGCGCGCGCCCTTCGGGCCCAGTGTCTGGTTCTCGGTCACGGGCGGGCGCGATCAGGGGGTCGAGGTGCGGCGTCTTCTGCCCATCCTGTGCAATGCGGGTGACATCACCAAGGACGATATCGGCGCGATCCGCATCACCGGCGACACCTCCTTTGTGGAGCTGAAGGCCGACAGCGCCGATGGCTTCGTGCGCGCGCTGGGCGCGGGGATGCAGGTCGAGGGTGGCGCAACGGTGACCCGGCTCGATCACGTGCCCGCGGCGGCAAGCCAGCCGAAACCACGCTTTGCCCCGAAACCTTCGGGCAAACGGGTCCGGGACGACATGCGCCCCGCGAAACCAAGGGGTGACACCAAGCCCGTCGATTGGAACGATGACCCCGCGCCCCGCCCGCGCAAACCCAAACCGGGTGACGCGCCCAAGGGCAAACCGCGACACGCCAAGGCGCCCTCCACCCTCGAAAAGGCGATCAAGGACGGCAGTGTGACGACACCGAAAAAGCCGCGCCACAAGGCCAGCGGCAAGGGCAAGCCGACCAGTGGTGCCCCGAAGGCCGGCAAGTTCAGCAGCAAGAAGAACAAGGCCCGGCGCGCCGCGGCGCAGGGTGGCGGTCAGCCACCCCGACGCAAAGCGTAA
- a CDS encoding ABC transporter permease encodes MSTLPDGRYIDDAPYDPNVDLSAPERSDMDAPNWILVWRKFRKHRLGLISGIFLLLAYMAIPFAGFISPYTPNERSADHLYHPPQAIKFWHEGDFIGPFVYPTTGQADLENFQWVYETDTSRPMPLQFFCERTEYKLFFLIPADRHLFCAPEGATVFIFGSDRLGRDVFSRISYGAQLSLTVGLIGITVSFVLGIGFGAIAGYFGGWVDWVVNRAIEILRSLPELPLWLALSAAVPSNWGPVSVFFIISIILGLLDWPGLARAVRSKFLSLREEEYVRAAEMMGARPSRVIRRHLLPNFMSHLIASATLSIPAMILGETALSFLGLGLRAPAVSWGVMLNDAQNLASIEIYPWTAIPMLPIIIVVLAFNFLGDGLRDSLDPYTS; translated from the coding sequence ATGAGCACCCTGCCCGACGGCCGCTATATCGATGACGCGCCCTATGACCCGAATGTGGACCTGTCCGCGCCCGAGCGGTCGGACATGGATGCGCCCAACTGGATTCTGGTCTGGCGCAAGTTCCGCAAGCACAGGCTGGGCCTGATCTCGGGCATCTTCCTGCTGTTGGCGTATATGGCGATCCCATTCGCCGGGTTCATCTCGCCCTATACGCCCAATGAACGCAGCGCCGATCATCTGTACCACCCGCCCCAGGCCATCAAGTTCTGGCACGAGGGCGATTTCATCGGTCCGTTTGTCTATCCGACAACCGGGCAGGCCGATCTGGAGAACTTTCAGTGGGTGTACGAAACCGACACCTCCCGCCCGATGCCGTTGCAGTTCTTTTGTGAGCGGACGGAATACAAGCTGTTCTTTCTGATCCCTGCCGACCGCCACCTGTTCTGCGCGCCCGAAGGGGCGACGGTGTTCATCTTTGGGTCGGACCGCCTGGGGCGTGACGTGTTTTCACGCATTTCCTATGGCGCGCAACTGTCGCTGACCGTGGGCCTGATCGGCATCACCGTGTCGTTTGTTCTTGGTATCGGGTTTGGCGCCATTGCCGGTTACTTTGGCGGTTGGGTTGACTGGGTGGTCAACCGCGCCATCGAAATCCTGCGGTCGTTGCCGGAACTGCCCCTTTGGCTGGCGCTGTCCGCTGCGGTGCCATCGAATTGGGGGCCGGTGTCCGTCTTTTTCATCATCTCCATCATCCTCGGCCTTCTGGATTGGCCGGGCCTGGCGCGGGCGGTCCGAAGTAAGTTCCTCTCGTTGAGAGAGGAGGAATATGTGCGCGCGGCAGAGATGATGGGGGCAAGACCGTCCCGCGTGATCCGGCGGCATTTGTTGCCGAATTTCATGTCACACCTGATTGCCTCGGCCACATTGTCGATCCCCGCGATGATCCTGGGCGAGACGGCGCTGTCGTTCCTGGGCCTGGGCCTGCGGGCGCCTGCGGTGTCCTGGGGCGTGATGCTGAACGACGCGCAGAACCTGGCATCCATCGAGATCTATCCGTGGACTGCCATCCCGATGCTGCCGATCATCATCGTGGTGCTGGCGTTCAACTTTCTGGGCGATGGCCTGCGCGATAGTCTGGATCCCTACACGTCCTGA
- a CDS encoding ABC transporter ATP-binding protein — MAPLLDVKDLSIGFGKAPPVVAGVNFSVDSGETLALVGESGSGKTLTCRSVLRILPKTAQLRQGEVIFGTGASRKDLLTLPHRQIRDIRGDRISMIFQEPMRSLSPLHRIGNQVSEVLTLHRDMTAAEAKRDVLATFERVGFADPERAFRAYPFEMSGGMRQRAMIAMAMVAKPDLLIADEPTTALDVTTQAQVLGLMKDLQRDTGMAMILVTHDLGVVANMADSVVVMNKGHVMESGPAPAVLGEPGHGYTQKLFAAAPMIPKDPKPVDPIPQEDLILELNGVSKTYTVRAGGWRAKKQVHACVDVTLKLPRGKTLAVVGESGSGKTTCARIALGAEVPDAGSEVLFRADPRADPVCINQLSRAQKVAFQRQAQMVFQDPYSSLSPRMRVQEALTEPMEIHRIGSKMARRDKAAEMLRWVGLDPDMLKRYPHAFSGGQRQRLSIARALTLDPVLLVCDEPTSALDVSVQEQILSLLERIRDGMGLSYLFISHDLAVVARIADEVAVMRQGVVVEQAPPQTLFYNPRHPYTKALIAAQPEPDVRRPIDLAQVAQGAGSSGSWPDMFRFEGVDAPDLIQIEPGHKVRCHV; from the coding sequence ATGGCCCCGCTTCTGGACGTGAAAGACCTGTCGATCGGGTTTGGCAAAGCCCCGCCTGTTGTGGCGGGTGTCAATTTTTCCGTCGACAGTGGTGAAACGCTGGCCCTTGTCGGCGAAAGCGGGTCAGGCAAGACGCTGACCTGCCGGTCGGTTCTGCGCATCCTGCCCAAGACGGCGCAGCTGCGTCAGGGCGAGGTCATCTTTGGCACCGGTGCGTCGCGCAAGGATTTGCTGACCCTGCCGCATCGCCAGATCCGCGACATTCGGGGGGACCGGATTTCGATGATCTTTCAGGAGCCGATGCGATCCCTGTCGCCGTTGCACCGCATCGGCAATCAGGTGTCCGAAGTTCTGACCCTGCACCGGGACATGACCGCCGCCGAAGCCAAGCGCGACGTGCTTGCCACGTTCGAGCGTGTCGGTTTTGCCGATCCCGAGCGTGCCTTTCGCGCCTACCCGTTCGAGATGTCGGGCGGCATGCGCCAGCGCGCCATGATCGCGATGGCGATGGTGGCCAAGCCCGATCTGCTGATCGCCGATGAACCGACGACGGCGCTGGATGTGACCACGCAGGCGCAGGTGCTGGGCCTGATGAAGGACCTGCAACGCGACACCGGCATGGCAATGATCCTTGTCACCCATGATCTGGGTGTTGTTGCCAACATGGCCGACAGTGTCGTGGTGATGAACAAGGGCCACGTCATGGAAAGCGGACCTGCCCCTGCCGTTCTGGGAGAGCCCGGCCACGGCTATACCCAAAAGCTGTTTGCCGCCGCCCCGATGATTCCCAAGGACCCGAAACCGGTCGATCCGATACCGCAGGAGGATCTGATCCTGGAACTGAACGGCGTGTCCAAGACCTATACCGTGCGCGCCGGTGGCTGGCGGGCCAAGAAACAGGTGCATGCCTGTGTTGACGTCACCCTGAAACTGCCCCGTGGCAAGACATTGGCCGTGGTCGGTGAAAGCGGGTCGGGCAAGACGACCTGCGCGCGCATTGCGTTGGGGGCCGAGGTTCCCGACGCCGGGTCCGAGGTGCTGTTTCGTGCCGACCCGAGGGCCGATCCCGTCTGCATCAACCAGTTGAGCCGCGCCCAGAAGGTCGCCTTTCAGCGGCAGGCCCAGATGGTGTTTCAGGACCCCTATTCGTCGCTGTCCCCGCGCATGCGCGTGCAGGAGGCGTTGACCGAGCCGATGGAAATTCACCGTATCGGCAGCAAGATGGCGCGCCGCGACAAGGCCGCCGAGATGTTGCGATGGGTCGGCCTTGATCCCGATATGCTCAAGCGGTATCCGCACGCCTTTTCCGGCGGTCAGCGCCAGCGTCTGTCCATTGCCCGCGCCCTGACACTGGACCCGGTTCTGCTGGTCTGTGACGAGCCGACATCCGCCCTGGATGTGTCGGTGCAAGAGCAGATCCTGTCCCTGCTGGAGCGCATTCGCGACGGGATGGGGTTGAGTTACCTGTTCATCAGCCACGATCTGGCCGTCGTTGCCCGGATCGCGGATGAGGTGGCGGTGATGCGGCAGGGTGTGGTGGTCGAACAGGCCCCCCCGCAGACCTTGTTTTACAATCCGCGCCACCCATATACCAAGGCCCTGATCGCGGCCCAACCGGAACCGGATGTGCGCCGCCCCATTGATCTGGCCCAGGTGGCCCAGGGTGCGGGATCCTCCGGTTCCTGGCCGGACATGTTTCGCTTCGAGGGCGTGGATGCCCCCGACCTCATTCAGATCGAACCCGGACACAAGGTGCGCTGCCATGTCTAG
- a CDS encoding 3-hydroxyacyl-CoA dehydrogenase NAD-binding domain-containing protein gives MSDKIAYSREGDIAVLTVQNPPVNALSHAVRQGLWDRMDQAEANDGVRAVLIVGDGRAFFAGADITEFGKPPLEPHLPDLINRIEASPLLVVASMHGVSLGGGLEVALGCHYRIAVPSAKVGLPEVHLGLIPGAGGTQRLPRLTGVEAALDVMTTGRHIGAGKAHDLGIIDVVRDGDQVHNGLAYTQKLLDQGASRRPVSEMAPPAAIDWDAAFEAILARGRGQISPAWCVRAVQASVEKPFAEGLKAERQIFYDLMQTDQRQGMIHAFFSERAVSTLPELKDVKPRAVQHIGVIGGGTMGAGIATAALLAGLEVTLLEMSAEAGQAARDRIERNLSGAVKRGKITPTQHDQILTHTLVVVTNYDRLSDADLVIEAVFEDMDVKKQVFAQLDRVCKPGAILASNTSYLDIDAIAATTSRPGDVLGLHFFSPAHVMKLLEVVVGDKTAPEVTATGFALGKMLKKISVRAGVCDGFIGNRILATYRQAADQMILDGASPYDIDAALEEFGFAMGPFAVADLAGLDIGWAVRKRKRAEGHAPKRDATYADTLCEQGHFGQKTGKGYYDYAAGNKARVPNPDVLPMIEADRARLGITPRAFTHEEIVRRYMAAMVNESAKVVGEGIARRPLDVDMTLLFGYGFPRYRGGPLKWADIVGLEPLLNDIKSYATEDPDFWAPAPLLEQLVAADKTFDDLNKKG, from the coding sequence ATGAGCGACAAGATTGCCTATTCACGCGAGGGCGATATCGCCGTTCTGACCGTTCAAAATCCGCCTGTGAATGCGTTGAGCCATGCCGTGCGCCAGGGCCTGTGGGACCGCATGGACCAGGCCGAGGCCAACGACGGCGTCCGCGCTGTCCTGATCGTGGGCGACGGGCGCGCCTTCTTTGCAGGCGCCGACATCACCGAATTTGGCAAGCCGCCGCTCGAGCCGCATCTGCCCGACCTGATCAACCGGATCGAGGCGTCGCCGCTGCTGGTGGTGGCGTCGATGCACGGTGTGTCGCTGGGCGGCGGGCTTGAGGTGGCGTTGGGCTGTCATTACCGAATTGCCGTGCCCTCCGCCAAGGTGGGCCTGCCCGAAGTGCATCTTGGGCTGATCCCGGGGGCCGGAGGCACACAGCGTCTGCCACGTCTGACGGGGGTCGAGGCGGCGCTGGATGTGATGACCACGGGCCGCCACATCGGTGCGGGCAAGGCACATGATCTGGGCATCATTGATGTCGTCAGGGATGGCGACCAGGTGCACAACGGCCTGGCCTACACGCAGAAGCTGCTGGATCAGGGCGCGTCGCGCCGCCCCGTGTCCGAGATGGCGCCACCCGCCGCCATCGATTGGGATGCCGCGTTTGAGGCGATCCTGGCCAGGGGGCGCGGCCAGATTTCCCCTGCCTGGTGTGTGCGTGCGGTGCAGGCATCGGTCGAAAAACCCTTTGCCGAGGGGCTGAAAGCCGAGCGCCAGATATTCTACGACCTCATGCAGACCGATCAGCGCCAGGGCATGATCCACGCGTTCTTTTCCGAACGGGCCGTCAGCACCCTGCCCGAGTTGAAGGACGTCAAACCCCGCGCCGTGCAGCATATCGGCGTTATCGGCGGCGGCACCATGGGGGCAGGGATTGCCACGGCGGCCTTGCTCGCCGGGCTCGAGGTCACCCTGCTGGAAATGAGCGCCGAGGCCGGCCAAGCCGCCCGCGACCGCATCGAACGCAACCTGTCGGGTGCCGTCAAGCGCGGCAAGATCACCCCCACCCAGCACGATCAGATCCTGACCCACACGCTGGTCGTCGTGACCAACTATGACAGGCTGAGCGATGCTGACCTGGTGATCGAGGCCGTGTTCGAGGACATGGACGTCAAGAAACAGGTCTTTGCCCAGCTTGACCGCGTCTGCAAGCCGGGCGCGATCCTTGCCTCCAACACCTCCTACTTGGACATCGACGCCATCGCGGCGACCACCTCGCGCCCCGGCGATGTGCTGGGCCTGCACTTCTTCTCTCCCGCCCACGTCATGAAGCTGCTTGAGGTGGTGGTCGGCGACAAAACCGCGCCCGAGGTCACGGCGACCGGCTTTGCGCTGGGCAAGATGCTGAAGAAAATCAGCGTCCGCGCGGGCGTCTGCGACGGCTTCATCGGCAACCGTATCCTTGCCACCTACCGGCAGGCCGCCGACCAGATGATCCTCGACGGCGCGTCCCCCTACGACATCGACGCGGCCCTCGAAGAATTCGGCTTTGCCATGGGCCCCTTCGCGGTGGCCGACCTTGCCGGGCTCGACATCGGCTGGGCCGTGCGCAAACGCAAACGCGCCGAGGGGCACGCCCCCAAACGCGACGCAACTTATGCCGACACGCTCTGCGAACAGGGCCATTTCGGCCAGAAGACGGGCAAGGGGTACTACGACTATGCCGCAGGCAACAAGGCCCGCGTGCCCAACCCAGACGTGTTGCCGATGATCGAAGCCGACCGCGCACGGCTGGGCATCACGCCACGCGCCTTCACGCACGAGGAAATCGTGCGCCGCTACATGGCCGCCATGGTGAACGAAAGCGCAAAGGTCGTCGGCGAAGGCATCGCGCGCCGCCCGCTCGACGTCGATATGACACTGCTCTTCGGCTACGGCTTCCCGCGCTACCGGGGTGGCCCGCTCAAATGGGCGGACATCGTCGGCCTCGAACCGCTGCTGAACGACATCAAATCCTACGCCACCGAAGACCCCGACTTCTGGGCCCCCGCGCCCCTCTTGGAACAACTGGTGGCGGCGGACAAAACCTTCGATGACCTGAACAAAAAGGGCTGA
- a CDS encoding ABC transporter permease — protein sequence MMFIRYAAYRLLTMILTLIVVSMLIFIIINLPPGDYLSNQIAELRATGQAEGVAKAEFLRTEYALDRPLWQQYLIWVGVAPGPQGFSGLLQGDFGWSFEFDAPVADIVGDALWLTVLVNLAAVLFVYMVALPLGVLAAARSATWVDYTTAFIGYLGLATPNFLLALMLFYYGHKYLGLPIGGLMAPEFEGEPMSLAKVQSVLVHLIVPTFVIGTSGAAAMMQRLRANMLDELSKPYVETGMAKGLAPSRLLTKYPLRMAFNPFVADIGNLLPAMVSGSVLVSVVLGLQTIGPALLTALKSQDQFLAAFVLMFVALLTLIGTMVSDLLLVLLDPRIRYGAREG from the coding sequence ATGATGTTCATCCGCTATGCAGCCTACCGGCTGCTGACGATGATCCTGACCTTGATCGTGGTGTCGATGCTGATCTTCATCATCATCAACCTGCCGCCGGGTGACTACCTGTCGAACCAGATTGCAGAACTGCGCGCCACCGGTCAGGCCGAAGGCGTCGCCAAGGCCGAGTTCCTGCGGACCGAATACGCCCTCGACCGACCCTTGTGGCAGCAATACCTGATCTGGGTCGGCGTTGCCCCCGGCCCGCAGGGGTTTTCCGGCCTGTTGCAGGGCGATTTCGGATGGTCCTTTGAATTTGACGCCCCTGTTGCCGATATTGTGGGCGACGCGCTGTGGCTGACGGTTCTGGTGAACCTGGCGGCGGTCCTGTTTGTCTACATGGTCGCCCTGCCCCTTGGCGTGCTGGCCGCGGCCCGGTCGGCCACATGGGTTGACTACACCACGGCCTTTATCGGCTATCTGGGCCTTGCAACGCCCAACTTCCTTTTGGCGTTGATGCTGTTCTACTACGGCCACAAGTATCTGGGCCTGCCCATCGGCGGGCTGATGGCGCCCGAGTTCGAGGGGGAGCCCATGAGCCTTGCCAAGGTGCAAAGTGTTCTGGTCCACCTGATCGTGCCGACCTTTGTCATCGGCACATCCGGTGCGGCCGCCATGATGCAGCGCCTGCGCGCCAACATGCTGGACGAATTGTCAAAACCCTACGTCGAGACGGGTATGGCCAAGGGATTGGCCCCTTCGCGGCTGCTGACCAAGTATCCGCTGCGCATGGCGTTCAACCCGTTTGTGGCCGATATCGGCAACCTGCTGCCCGCCATGGTGTCGGGGTCGGTCCTGGTGTCGGTGGTGCTGGGCTTGCAAACCATCGGGCCTGCGCTTTTGACGGCGCTCAAGTCGCAGGATCAGTTCCTGGCCGCCTTCGTTCTGATGTTCGTGGCGCTGCTGACGCTGATCGGCACGATGGTCTCGGACCTCTTGCTGGTCCTGCTGGATCCGCGCATCCGCTACGGCGCACGGGAAGGATAA